A single window of Polyodon spathula isolate WHYD16114869_AA chromosome 2, ASM1765450v1, whole genome shotgun sequence DNA harbors:
- the LOC121300759 gene encoding leucine-rich repeat-containing protein 70-like encodes MFKFCSFMTSLKPFVSFRMCFLLMLLHNLNLGCPISCQQCSGTRVECCSLGLTFIPRNLSRSTAVVHLSGNNISRICAEDLRRLNKLSVLYLDNTGLLYIEDKAMRHLHKLYYLYLNDNQIERLEPETFRGLSDLHYLYLHHNEIHFIPDGMFADLIALRYLHLQGNRLKKVGSGVFLGMTSLKILNLANNRISRIASSAFMNLGKLEVLYLKGNNLGQIASDVFAGLGNVKRLDLSNNPLESVPPFAFKGLENLQYLSVEHAKIKHIDKNGFAKLPNLKQLTLSHNNLNCIGSDDFALLRQLRYLHLDRNNISHIGNEAFEGMAASLKVLNLGQNNLKYMPSAVLQPLVSLIHVQATKNPWNCSCQLLGLHNWLVSSSVMMNVHCQHPPQLQGKLLRYVNLNKSGVCAVPTATIIPVVSSTASKSKSYSVLGGEAVEHTKQMTTAVALQIPVQHPPVNLTTENRSPEGEDAPVSLKPLLLCEQRITKLNQDFDILLVFFVFACVLILAMLYKLLHLKHRLKMVEGENVLEYFSFYQSAHYNVSQPASPPPNLLPAVAPDVVGNSTAGQMGPFKQNNNGNQTQVILFEHSVL; translated from the coding sequence ATGTTTAAGTTTTGCAGTTTCATGACCTCCCTGAAACCATTTGTTAGTTTTCGTATGTGTTTTCTTCTGATGCTACTTCACAACCTGAATCTGGGCTGCCCTATCTCCTGCCAGCAGTGCTCAGGAACTCGAGTAGAGTGCTGCAGCCTGGGCCTCACATTCATTCCCAGGAACTTGTCTCGCAGCACAGCGGTAGTGCACCTGAGTGGAAATAACATCTCTCGTATATGTGCTGAGGATTTAAGGAGGCTGAAcaaactctctgtgctttacctggACAACACAGGGCTGCTATACATTGAGGACAAAGCAATGAGGCACCTTCACAAACTATATTATTTATACTTGAATGACAATCAGATAGAACGATTGGAGCCAGAAACTTTTAGAGGACTTTCAGATCTTCATTATCTATACCTTCatcataatgaaatacattttattccagATGGAATGTTTGCTGACCTGATTGCTTTGCGTTATCTGCATCTTCAAGGGAACCGTCTTAAAAAAGTTGGAAGTGGCGTTTTTTTGGGCATGACCAGTCTTAAAATACTTAATCTTGCAAATAATAGGATTTCAAGGATCGCCAGCTCAGCATTTATGAATCTAGGGAAACTTGAGGTACTGTACCTCAAGGGAAACAATCTTGGCCAAATTGCATCTGACGTCTTTGCAGGGCTTGGGAACGTCAAGCGCCTAGACCTGTCAAATAATCCTCTTGAATCTGTGCCTCCTTTTGCTTTCAAGGGGCTGGAAAACCTTCAGTATCTCTCCGTGGAACATgcgaaaataaaacatattgacaAAAATGGATTTGCTAAACTACCCAATTTGAAACAGTTGACCTTAAGTCATAATAATTTGAATTGTATTGGCTCAGACGATTTTGCTTTATTGAGGCAACTGAGGTACCTGCACTTAGACAGGAATAACATAAGTCACATTGGGAATGAGGCCTTTGAGGGAATGGCAGCATCACTCAAAGTCCTAAATCTAGGCCAAAATAATCTGAAATATATGCCCTCTGCTGTACTTCAGCCTTTGGTCTCACTTATCCATGTACAGGCAACTAAGAATCCCTGGAACTGCAGCTGCCAACTACTTGGATTGCACAATTGGTTAGTGTCTTCCTCTGTTATGATGAATGTTCATTGCCAACATCCACCACAACTGCAGGGCAAATTATTGCGCTATGTTAATCTGAACAaatctggggtttgtgctgtccCTACCGCCACCATCATCCCTGTGGTATCTTCAACAGCAAGTAAATCCAAAAGTTATTCTGTGCTTGGGGGTGAAGCAGTAGAACATACAAAGCAAATGACAACTGCTGTGGCGCTGCAAATACCGGTCCAGCACCCACCTGTAAACCTAACTACTGAAAACAGAAGTCCTGAAGGTGAAGATGCTCCTGTCTCACTAAAACCTTTACTGCTTTGCGAGCAAAGAATCACTAAGCTGAACCAGGATTTTGACATTCTCTTAGTATTTTTCGTCTTTGCGTGTGTACTGATTTTAGCCATGTTGTATAAATTGCTCCATCTTAAGCATAGGCTAAAAATGGTGGAAGGGGAGAATGTGTTGGAATATTTCAGTTTCTATCAGTCAGCACACTACAATGTGAGTCAACCTGCCTCGCCTCCACCAAATCTTCTACCAGCAGTTGCTCCAGATGTggtaggaaacagcacagcaggtCAGATGGGGcccttcaaacaaaacaataatggaAATCAGACGCAAGTCATTCTGTTTGAACATTCAGTTCTATGA